A genomic stretch from Solanum stenotomum isolate F172 chromosome 8, ASM1918654v1, whole genome shotgun sequence includes:
- the LOC125873845 gene encoding agamous-like MADS-box protein AGL62, protein MENEPKKDKQKIEMQLIKSERARAISFSKRKKTLFQDAEKLATRSGDEVGAMLFSPIGKSFSYGSTTRDHAEGKSVGFEAFEDLHKELQELNEKERRRILLYKIMHPSSEITSDKHMEKKKVAMLLRVKEILNETKSAILGEHFKFDLNVVPEPEEDESS, encoded by the exons ATGGAAAATGAGCCCAAAAAAGATAAGCAAAAGATTGAGATGCAGTTAATTAAGTCTGAGAGAGCACGCGCTATAAGTTTttccaaaaggaaaaaaacctTGTTTCAAGATGCAGAAAAGCTTGCAACTCGGAGCGGAGATGAAGTTGGTGCTATGCTATTTTCACCAATTGGAAAATCATTTTCTTATGGTTCCACAA CACGTGATCATGCTGAGGGAAAATCTGTTGGATTTGAGGCATTTGAAGATCTTCACAAAGAATTGCAAGAACTTAACGAGAAAGAAAGAAGACGAATATTACTGTATAAGATTATGCACCCTAGCTCAGAAATAACTTCGGATAAACacatggagaagaagaaggtggCAATGTTGTTGCGGGTAAAGgaaattttaaatgaaacaaaaagtgCTATTTTGGGCGAGCATTTCAAGTTTGATTTAAATGTTGTCCCTGAGCCAGAAGAAGACGAGAGTTCTTGA